A single window of Lepeophtheirus salmonis chromosome 2, UVic_Lsal_1.4, whole genome shotgun sequence DNA harbors:
- the LOC121113751 gene encoding uncharacterized protein: MSEGDPKIITLGTEESRDREFTIDNVTLVRDSLGEIRVKCWGCEKIFELGLIQKHLIAAHRGSQCPGKRCGGFLIVPSMNLLMSMHLKVHHFDTTCPQGHIVNLLKYDHHIVENCKVEKIQDVRSNSIVFPCDEVPIKKVTGEKGTYYFDGELVVVDGINYCIRKDDLSIFVDCPFCEKACGLNIIGSHIIEDHSKDEVMPCIAPECPKKCIKPINLKYHILENHATLRCKECKWLLTIVEVQNHLNNYCPNRLKDTGPVLPRKYPTLACPYCSMEVLHLNDHIKKRHLHRIKCFICNKYFRKSQLMNHMAKHHKDNKELYYKRCSICNADVIKLDNHMEAMHGQGRESKKMEDKTLLSLETKENKEESTMSDNSS; encoded by the exons ATGTCTGAGGGTGATCCTAAAATTATAACCTTAGGGACTGAAGAATCCCGGGATAGAGAGTTCACCATTGATAATGTAACATTAGTCCGCGACAGTTTGGGAGAGATTCGAGTCAAGTGCTGGGGAtgtgagaaaatctttgaattggGTCTGATCCAGAAGCACCTCATCGCTGCTCATAGAGGAAGTCAATGTCCGGGTAAACGCTGTGGTGGATTTTTGATTGTACCATCCATGAATCTTCTAATGTCAAT GCATTTAAAGGTACATCACTTCGACACCACTTGTCCTCAAGGCCACATTGTCAATTTGCTCAAGTATGATCACCATATTGTTGAGAAttgtaaagtagaaaaaatcCAAGATGTACGTAGTAACTCCATTGTATTCCCCTGTGATGAAGTCCCAATCAAAAAAGTAACTGGAGAGAAAGGAACGTATTATTTTGATGGTGAACTCGTTGTTGTCGATGGAATCAATTACTGTATTCGAAAAGATGACTTATCCATTTTTGTGGACTGTCCTTTTTGCGAAAAAGCATGTGGACTCAACATAATTGGATCTCACATAATAGAAGACCACTCTAAAGATGAAGTCATGCCATGCATTGCTCCAGAATGCCCCAAAAAGTGTATTAAACCAATCAATCTAAAGTAccatattttagaaaatcaCGCTACTCTCCGCTGCAAAGAATGCAAATGGCTTCTTACTATTGTGGAAGTGCAGAACCATTTAAACAATTATTGCCCTAATCGGTTGAAGGATACTGGCCCTGTACTCCCGCGTAAATATCCAACATTAGCTTGTCCGTATTGTTCTATGGAGGTCTTGCATCTCAATGATCATATCAAAAAACGGCATCTTCACCGAATCAAATGCTTCATATGTAATAAGTATTTCAGAAAGTCTCAACTAATGAATCATATGGCTAAACATCACAAGGATAATAAAGAACTATATTATAAACGTTGTTCTATTTGTAATGCTGATGTGATAAAGCTGGATAACCACATGGAAGCGATGCATGGCCAAGGACGTGAGTCAAAGAAAATGGAAGACAAGACTCTATTGTCGCTTgaaactaaagaaaataaagaagaatcaaCCATGTCAGATAATTCttcataa
- the LOC121113752 gene encoding uncharacterized protein codes for MVISFIGNILFLSSLVFRKRQRANIPSSVPISSVYKLHGLFFILNLMSDALLLFEFTQLGVEHVFPYGVSSCLLYQNALKLVPIVQGSLVVLVAYLPIMNRSWRTIRGAFELGVVLLSIPTTFFSTLHTYSDGKKYCEVLLGSSSATSAYHLLYLAFFSYWLPLLLSLYPIVKLGRYADKNTEISVTLSTISSYFVLYFLHAVVVTTRYSLILLNVPLTDHQIWMMKVAQSLTWLIAYFWHFVRPSLIIVLDLDVKDTLSSWFCRTSKNLHYGTVTQFEDDSVKVLSAMTAATKIHTVQENHTVI; via the exons ATGGTGATTTCCTTCATTGGAAACATCCTTTTCTTGAGCAGTTTAGTATTTCGCAAGCGACAACGGGCCAACATCCCCAGCAGTGTCCCAATCTCTAGTGTCTATAAACTTCAtggactttttttcattttgaatctCATGAGTGATGCTTTACTTCTCTTTGAGTTTACACAACTCGGCGTGGAGCACGTCTTTCCATACGGAGTTTCATCCTGTCTACTCTATCAAAATGCTTTAAAACTCGTTCCCATAGTTCAAGGCTCCCTGGTAGTCCTTGTGGCATATCTCCCCATTATGAACCGTTCGTGGAGAACGATCAGAGGAGCCTTTGAACTTGGAGTCGTATTACTCTCAATCCCAACTACGTTTTTTTCTACTCTCCATACTTATTCCGATGGAAAAAAGTACTGCGAAGTACTTTTGGGAAGTTCGTCAGCTACATCTGCTTATCATCTCCTATATCTAGCTTTTTTCAGCTATTGGCTACCCCTCTtg CTCTCATTGTATCCCATAGTCAAGTTAGGACGCTACGCAGATAAAAACACGGAGATCTCCGTCACGCTCTCTACTATAAGTTCATACTTTGTTCTATACTTCCTACATGCAGTTGTCGTCACGACAAGATACTCTCTTATTTTACTTAATGTACCATTGACGGATCATCAAATATGGATGATGAAA GTTGCGCAGTCCCTTACTTGGTTAATAGCTTATTTTTGGCATTTTGTTCGGCCTAGTTTAATCATTGTTTTGGATTTGGACGTCAAAGATACTCTCAGCTCTTGGTTCTGCCGAACCTCTAAAAATCTTCATTACGGAACTGTAACTCAGTTTGAAGACGATTCCGTGAAGGTCTTATCTGCCATGACGGCAGCGACCAAAATTCATACAGTTCAAGAAAATCATacagttatttaa